TCGTGATCACTCGCACCTTCGCGAAGATCTATGGCCTGGCCGGGCTACGTGTTGGATATGGATTTGCACCACTTGCCTTCAAGCAGGCGATCGATCTCGTGCGTCAACCCTTCAGCGTCAACCTTGTTGCTCAGGCCGCCGCCACTGAGGCTCTCAATCACCCCGATGACGTCGTCGAGCGGGTGGGGGCAACCATCGCGGAGCGCCAGTGGGTCGAGACCGAACTGGGCGAGGCCGGATTCGCGACAGCCGAGACCCAGACGAACTTCAGCTGGATCGATCTCGGCGGCCTCGACGAAGATGTCGTCGTTGATGGCCTCGCCAAAGAGGGAATCATCGTGCGTGCCGGCAAAGCGCTCGGCGCGGATGGCTTTATTCGCGCCAGCTACTGCGAACACAACGAACACGTGCGATTTATCGCCGCGATGCGTGGCTTTTCGTAGAAATTCGCGTACTCTGTCCTGACGCGCGAAGCGGATTTGCTCAACTCGCGCCGTATCTACACCAAAGACGTTTGCAGGCAAGAACTTTGGTGCGGTTGTGTCCCTGAGGCCCGCCGTGATCCCATCCAAAACTTGAATACGCAGTACACACACCAACCGCAAGGCAACAGGTAGGCAATCCAAATGATGATCGTGATGACAGAAGGCGCGACCGAGGAGCAGATCCAGGGCGTCATCGACCGCATTGAGAAGGCAGGCGCAAACGCCCACGTTTCTCGCGGACAATTTGTCACCGTCATTGGGGCCGTCGGCGACGCCGACAGTCAGGTGCACGAGGCAGGCTTGGAGCTTGCCGACGGTGTAGACCACGTCGTTCCGATCATGAAGCCGTACAAGCTCTCGAGTGCTCAGTTCACCAAGGGCGAGAAGACGACGATCGAAATTGAAGGACGCAAGCTCGGCGGTGGCCACTTCGCGCTGATCGCAGGTCCCTGCACTGTCGAGAGCCGCGAACAGGTGTTCACCAGCGCCCAGCAGTGCAAAGACGCAGGTGTTCCGTTCTTCCGTGGCGGTGCCTATAAGCCGCGCACTAGTCCTTACTCATTCCAGGGCCTTGGTGTTGAGGGACTGCGCATCCTCGGCGAGGCCAAGGAAGAGTTCGGCATGCCAATCGTCACCGAGCTGATGGACGTCCGCGACGTCGAGCACGTCGTCGAGTTCGCCGACGTCATCCAGGTCGGCGCGCGCAACATGCAGAATTACAACCTGCTCACCGAGATCGGCCGTTCCGGCGTTCCTGCGCTGCTCAAGCGCGGTCTCTCCAGCACGATCGAAGACCTCCTGATGGCCTCCGAGTACATCCTCAAGGAGGGCAACCAGGACGTCATGCTCTGCGAGCGCGGAATCCGCACCTTCGAGCCGGGCTACCGCTTCACGCTCGACCTGCTGGCCGTTCCGGTGCTACAACAGTTGACGCATCTGCCGATCGTTGTTGACCCCTCCCACGCGGCAGGTCGCCGCGACCTCGTCCTCTCGATGTCGCTGGCAGCAGCGGCAGCGGGCGCAGACGGCATCATCGTCGAGACGCACCCCGACCCCGAGAATGCGATCTGTGACGGACCGCAGGCGATCGTCGGCAGCGAGTTCGGCGATTACGCCGAGCAGGTCAACCGCATCGCGGAGATGGTGGGCAAGACTGCTGAAGTCGTCGCTGCGTAGCGCAAACGATCAAAAACGCTCGATAGCCCTGGGCGGTCGGATGCTCAGAGGCTGGTCAAATAGTCGACGAGCAAGTCTGGCTCGACGCCGCTCGACGGGCTTTGAGATCGGCCCGAAATCAGCCGCCTGTACGATCTTGCCCGATGTCGGACGAGACCCCAGCACCCCCTGAGTCATCGAAGATTGCGATCATCGGCGTTGGACTGATCGGTGGATCGGTCGGACTGGCCGCGCGCAAGCGAATCGAGGGCATCGGAGAGGTCGTCGGCTGGGATCCCGCGCCTGGTGTACTCGACGAAGCCTTGAAACTCGGCGTGATCACCAGCGTGGCCGAAACTCCCGAGTCAGCGGCCGATGGCGCAGATCTGATCGTGTTGGCAAGCCCTGTGGCCACGTTGGCCGACAACGCAGTGCGCGTACTGGCTGTCGCCGGTCCCGACACGGTCGTGACTGACGTCGGCTCGACCAAGCGCGAGATTGTCGCCGCGATCAGCGATCCGCGCTTCATCGGTGGTCATCCGATCGCAGGAGCCGAAACCTCGGGCGTCGAGCACGCGCGTGAGGACCTGTTCGAGGATTCCACCTGGTTCGTAACTCCGACGCCCAACACGACGGGAACCGGGCTTGAGCGCCTGATGCGATTCGCGCGAAATCTCGGCGCCCAGCCTCACGCCGTCGACGCAGCAGACCACGACCGTCTGCTCGCAGACATCAGCCACCTTCCACACGTGCTCGCGAATGCGCTCGTCACCCAGGCCGCAGGCTCGATCAACACCGAGGATGGCTCGATCGCCGTCGTCGGCCCGAGTTTCCGCGACGCCACTCGCGTCGCCGGCGCCAACAGCTCGATCTGGCGCGACATCTACCTCTCAAACCACGATGCTCTCGTCCCGGCCATCGACGCAGTGATCGGCAGGCTCACAGAGTTTCGCGACGCCGTGAAATCCGGCGACGGCGACGAGATCGTCCGCTTGAACGAACAGGCGCGCGTCGACCGCGAGACACTGCTGGAGCGCGACCTCGTGGGTGAAGAGATCTTCGAGCTGCGCGTCTCCGTTCCGAACCAGCCGGGCGTACTCGCCAACATCACGCTGGCCCTGGGCAAGGCGGGGATCAACATCGTCGACATCGCACTCTCGCCTGCGGCAGACATGCGCAGCGGCTCGATCAGCCTCTGGGTGCCGGGCGAGGAGGCCGCCATGCGAACTGAGAATCTGATCTGCGAACTCGGTTTCCCGGTGGCCAGGGCCTGATGCGCGCGAAATTTGATCCCTCCGGGCCGCTGAAGGGCTCGATCCGCCCGCCTGCCGACAAGTCGATCTCGCACCGCGCGGCGATGGTCGCCGGCATGTGCGACTCGCCGGTGACGATTCGCAACTACCTGAACTCACAGGACACCAACAGCACGCTCGCCGCGGTTGAGTCCGTCGGCGCCGGAATCGAACGCCGAGGCGCGGAGATCGTCGTGCGTGGCGTCGGTCTGCGCGGAGCTCAGGAATCCGCTGGTGGCGTGATCGACGTCGGAAACGCCGGCACGCTGATGCGCCTGCTCCCGGGCTGGCTTGCCGGGCAGCCTGTCGGCGACTGGGAGCTTGACGGGGATGACAGCATCCGCAAGCGCCCGATGCGCAGGATCGTTGACCCGCTGCGCCAGATGGGCGCACACATCGATGCAAGCCCCGAGGGCACCGCGCCGATCTGTATCGAAGCCGCTCCGCTCAAGGGCATCGACTACGTCATGCCGGTCGCGAGCGGTCAGGTCAAGTCGTGCGTCCTGTTTGCTGGCCTGGTCGCCAGCGGCGAGACCCGCATCACCGAACCCGAGATCTCGCGCGACCACACCGAACGAATGCTCGCGGCAGCCGGCGTGCCGATCCGCAGCGAGAAGGACTCGGTCGTGATCGATGGTCTGGTTGACGAGTTGGAGCTCGGAACGATCGACGTGCCCGGAGACCTTTCCTCGGCGGCATTCGTGATCGTCGCCGGGGTTCTGATCAAAGGCTCACGGCTCGTGATCAAGGATGTCGGACTCAACCGCACGCGGATCGGAATCCTCCGGATCCTGGAGCGCATGGGAGCTGTGGTCCTTGCCGAACCGGAAGTCGAGAGCGACGAGATACCGGGCCATGAGCCGATCGGCGACCTTGACGTCGCGGCGACCACGTTGGTCGGTACTGAAGTCTCTGGCGAGGAAGTGCCACTGGCGATCGACGAACTTCCGTTGGTGGCGCTGCTCGGCGCATTCGCCGAAGGCGAGACGATCGTGCGTGGGGCAGAAGAACTTCGCTTCAAGGAGTCAGATCGAATCGCAACAGTTGTGGACGGCCTTTCCGGCCTCGGCGCCGACATCGAGGCGACGGACGACGGCTTTGTGGTGCGCGGCACCGGTTCGCTGCGCGGCGGCGCGATCTCATCGCACGGCGACCACCGACTGGCGATGCTCGGAGCGATCGCCGGACTCGCCAGTCAAGAGGGCGTGACGGTCGATGGGATGGAGGCCGCGTCGGTCTCATACCCAAGCTTTGAGAGCGATCTGCGCCACTTGATCAGCTGATCCAGGGGCGGCGAACTAGCCAGTGTCACAATGTGGGCATGACAGACGCAACAACCTCCCCTGAAGTACTCGAGATTCCCGCAGACATCAAGCCGGCCGACGGTCGCTTTGGCGCGGGTCCATCCAAGGTGCGCGTAGAAGCGCTCGACGCGCTGGCCGCCACTGGCAACTCGCTGCTCGGCACCTCGCACCGCCAGGCTCCGGTCAAGAACCTCGTCGGCGAAGTCCGCGACGGCGTCTCAAACCTTTTCAGCCTGCCCGACGGCTACGAAGTGATCCTCGGAAACGGCGGCGCGACTGCCTTTTGGGACATCGCGACCCACGGCCTGATCCGCGAAAAGAGCCAGCACCTCGTGTTCGGTGAGTTCTCCTCGAAGTTTGCGAAGGCCGCCAAACAGGCGCCGTGGCTCGCCGAGCCGACCGTGATCGAGTCAGAGACCGGCACACGGCCGCAGCCCTCCGCCGAAGCTGGCGTTGATGTCTACGGCTGGGCCCACAACGAGACCAGCACTGGCGTGATGGCACCGGTTGAGCGCATCGAAGGCGCAGACGACGACGCACTCGTTCTGATTGACGCGACCAGCGGCGCAGGCGGCCTGCCCGTTGACATCACCCAGGTTGACGCCTACTACTTCGCCCCGCAGAAGAACTTCGCCGCAGAAGGCGGGCTCTGGCTCGCAGCTTTCTCACCGGCCGCGCTCGAGCGCGCCGCCATGATCGCCGCGACCGATCGCCACATCCCGGCCTTCTTCGATCTGCCCACCGCGATCGACAACTCGCGGAAGAACCAGACTTACAACACGCCCGCGCTCTCCACGCTCTTCCTGCTCAATGAGCAACTCAAGTGGTTGAACACGCAGGGCGCTCTTGACTTCGCAGTCGGTCGCACGACCGACAGCTCAACCCGGCTATACGAGTGGGCCGAACGCACCGAATACACATCGCCGTACGTTGCCAACCCTGCCGAGCGTTCGCTCGTGATCGGCACGATCGACTTCAACGACGAGATCGACGCCACGCAGATTGCCAAGGCACTGCGTGCGAACGGAATCGTTGACACCGAGCCCTACCGCAAGCTCGGTCGCAATCAGCTGCGTGTTGCGATGTTCCCTGCCGTTGAGCCCGCCGACGTCGAGGCCCTGACGGCCTGCATCGACTACATCGTCGAACGGCTCTAGAGCCATGATCATCGCGATAGACGGCCCGGCTGGAGCCGGCAAAAGCACGGTTTCCCGAGCCGTGGCAGAGGCGCTTGGCGCCACCTACCTCGACAGCGGCGCGATGTACCGCGTCGTCGCCTTCAAGACGCTCTCGGGCTCTGACGCTGCGTCAGCAGCGCGGTCGACGATGATCGGCCTGGGCGAGAAGGTCACGGCCGATGGCATCGACGTGACCGAGCTGATCCGCTCGCCGGAAGTCGCGGCGCGCGCATCCGAGGTCGCGCAACTCCCGCTCGTTCGCCAGGCGCTCGTTGAGCAGCAGCGCAAGATCATGAGCGACGGCCGCAGCTGGGTAGCCGAAGGCCGCGACATCGGAACGGTCGTCGCCCCCGGCGCCGACTTGAAAATCTTCCTGACCGCAGACCCCGAAGCCCGCGCCGAACGCCGCGCGACCGAGCTGGGCCTCGACGCCGAAGCCGTGAAAGCCGAACAAGAAGAACGCGACCTTCGCGACACCACCCGCGACGACTCACCGCTGGTCGCCGCCGAGGACGCGATCGAGATCGACACAACTGGATTGTCGATCGACCAGGTGGTCGCCCGAATCCTTGAGCTCGCCCGCCCGACCTCAGCTCCGGCATGAGCGACATGAACGAGGAGCAAGAGTTCATCGAGATTGAGGTCGTCGAGGAAGGCGACTTTCCGCTCGGACTCGACGAGCAGGAAGAGGTCGGCCTGGAAGTTGGGCCCGAGGAGGACGGTCCGCCTCGTCGCCACGCCACGATCGCCATCGTTGGCTACCCGAACGTTGGCAAGTCGAGTCTGATCAACCGCCTGACCGAGTCCAAGGAAGCCGTCGTCCACGAGCGCGCAGGTGTTACGCGCGACCGCAAGGCGCTGCACACGGACTGGAACGGGGTGGACTTGACGTTCATCGACACCGGCGGCGTGGACGTAGCCGAGGACAACCACATCGCACGCGGGATTCGCTTCCAGGCCGAGACAGCGATCGAACTGGCCGACGTCGTGATGTTCGTGGTCGATGGTCGCGCCGGCTACCGGCCGGGCGACGACGACATCGCGCAGATTCTGCGCCGCGGTCGTAAGCCTGTCGTGATCGCAGTCAACAAGATCGACTCGGCGAAGGACATTCCGAACGCGTCCGAGTTTCAGCGACTGGGCATGGGCGATCCATCTGCGGTCAGCGCGGCGCAGGGCCTGGGCACCGGAGATCTGCTCGACCGCATCACAGAGCTTGCACCTGAAGCACAGCGCGATAGCGACGAAGGCGCCGTGAAACTCGCCGTGCTTGGCCGCCCGAACGTGGGTAAGTCGAGTCTCGTCAACAAAATCGTCGGTGAGGAACGCGTGATCGTCTCGCCGATCAGTGGCACGACGCGCGATTCGATCGACACGAAGATCGATGTCGAGGGCAAGCCGCTAGTTCTGATCGACACCGCCGGGCTGCGACGCCGCGCAAAACAGGCCGACGAGCTCGAGTACTTCTCGTCGCTGCGCTCGCAGCTGGCGATGGAGCGCGCCGATGTCGCGCTGATTGTTTGTGACGTGACCGACGGCATCACTTCAGAGGACCTGCGGATCTCCGAGCTCGCGATGAAGGCCGGTTGTGCCACGCTCGTCGTGCTGAACAAGTGGGACCTGCCGCACGAAGAGCTGGACCTCAAGCACGAGCGCGCCCGGATCGCCCGCAAGCTGCGCCTGCGACCCAAGATCGTCACCAGCAGCGCGCTCAACGGCCGCAACGTGCCCAAGCTCCTGACCGAGGCGATGGACCTCGCAGAGCGCTCGGCCCAGCGCATCGCGACCAAGCAGTTGAACAAATTCCTCAACGACGTGCAGGGCGTGCGCCAGCCGCCGAGCGTGCGTGGCAAGCGTCTGAAGATGTATTACATGACGCAGTTCGAGGAGAACCCGCCGCGCTTCGCCATCCAGGTGAACTCGCGTCGCGCGATCGCCCGCGACTACGCCTACTTCGTCGAGAACCAGTTGCGCGAGCGCTACGAGATGGACGGCGTTCCGCTGATCATCGACTTCAAGGCGTCCAAGGGCAGATATGACGACTGAGCCGGCGATCGTCATCGAGGGGCTGCGCAAGTCCTACGACGACTTCGAGGCTGTCAAAGGTGTCGATCTGACGATCGAGGCCGGCCAGGTCTTCGCAATTCTCGGTCCCAACGGCGCGGGCAAGACGACGACCGTTGAGATTCTCGAGGGATACCGCAACCGGACTGCCGGCAAGGTCAGCGTGCTCGGCGTCGATCCAGAGCATCCCAGCCGTTCATG
This is a stretch of genomic DNA from Solirubrobacterales bacterium. It encodes these proteins:
- a CDS encoding prephenate dehydrogenase/arogenate dehydrogenase family protein; its protein translation is MSDETPAPPESSKIAIIGVGLIGGSVGLAARKRIEGIGEVVGWDPAPGVLDEALKLGVITSVAETPESAADGADLIVLASPVATLADNAVRVLAVAGPDTVVTDVGSTKREIVAAISDPRFIGGHPIAGAETSGVEHAREDLFEDSTWFVTPTPNTTGTGLERLMRFARNLGAQPHAVDAADHDRLLADISHLPHVLANALVTQAAGSINTEDGSIAVVGPSFRDATRVAGANSSIWRDIYLSNHDALVPAIDAVIGRLTEFRDAVKSGDGDEIVRLNEQARVDRETLLERDLVGEEIFELRVSVPNQPGVLANITLALGKAGINIVDIALSPAADMRSGSISLWVPGEEAAMRTENLICELGFPVARA
- the aroA gene encoding 3-phosphoshikimate 1-carboxyvinyltransferase yields the protein MRAKFDPSGPLKGSIRPPADKSISHRAAMVAGMCDSPVTIRNYLNSQDTNSTLAAVESVGAGIERRGAEIVVRGVGLRGAQESAGGVIDVGNAGTLMRLLPGWLAGQPVGDWELDGDDSIRKRPMRRIVDPLRQMGAHIDASPEGTAPICIEAAPLKGIDYVMPVASGQVKSCVLFAGLVASGETRITEPEISRDHTERMLAAAGVPIRSEKDSVVIDGLVDELELGTIDVPGDLSSAAFVIVAGVLIKGSRLVIKDVGLNRTRIGILRILERMGAVVLAEPEVESDEIPGHEPIGDLDVAATTLVGTEVSGEEVPLAIDELPLVALLGAFAEGETIVRGAEELRFKESDRIATVVDGLSGLGADIEATDDGFVVRGTGSLRGGAISSHGDHRLAMLGAIAGLASQEGVTVDGMEAASVSYPSFESDLRHLIS
- a CDS encoding phosphoserine transaminase; the encoded protein is MTDATTSPEVLEIPADIKPADGRFGAGPSKVRVEALDALAATGNSLLGTSHRQAPVKNLVGEVRDGVSNLFSLPDGYEVILGNGGATAFWDIATHGLIREKSQHLVFGEFSSKFAKAAKQAPWLAEPTVIESETGTRPQPSAEAGVDVYGWAHNETSTGVMAPVERIEGADDDALVLIDATSGAGGLPVDITQVDAYYFAPQKNFAAEGGLWLAAFSPAALERAAMIAATDRHIPAFFDLPTAIDNSRKNQTYNTPALSTLFLLNEQLKWLNTQGALDFAVGRTTDSSTRLYEWAERTEYTSPYVANPAERSLVIGTIDFNDEIDATQIAKALRANGIVDTEPYRKLGRNQLRVAMFPAVEPADVEALTACIDYIVERL
- a CDS encoding (d)CMP kinase — its product is MIIAIDGPAGAGKSTVSRAVAEALGATYLDSGAMYRVVAFKTLSGSDAASAARSTMIGLGEKVTADGIDVTELIRSPEVAARASEVAQLPLVRQALVEQQRKIMSDGRSWVAEGRDIGTVVAPGADLKIFLTADPEARAERRATELGLDAEAVKAEQEERDLRDTTRDDSPLVAAEDAIEIDTTGLSIDQVVARILELARPTSAPA
- the der gene encoding ribosome biogenesis GTPase Der; this encodes MNEEQEFIEIEVVEEGDFPLGLDEQEEVGLEVGPEEDGPPRRHATIAIVGYPNVGKSSLINRLTESKEAVVHERAGVTRDRKALHTDWNGVDLTFIDTGGVDVAEDNHIARGIRFQAETAIELADVVMFVVDGRAGYRPGDDDIAQILRRGRKPVVIAVNKIDSAKDIPNASEFQRLGMGDPSAVSAAQGLGTGDLLDRITELAPEAQRDSDEGAVKLAVLGRPNVGKSSLVNKIVGEERVIVSPISGTTRDSIDTKIDVEGKPLVLIDTAGLRRRAKQADELEYFSSLRSQLAMERADVALIVCDVTDGITSEDLRISELAMKAGCATLVVLNKWDLPHEELDLKHERARIARKLRLRPKIVTSSALNGRNVPKLLTEAMDLAERSAQRIATKQLNKFLNDVQGVRQPPSVRGKRLKMYYMTQFEENPPRFAIQVNSRRAIARDYAYFVENQLRERYEMDGVPLIIDFKASKGRYDD
- the aroF gene encoding 3-deoxy-7-phosphoheptulonate synthase, with protein sequence MMIVMTEGATEEQIQGVIDRIEKAGANAHVSRGQFVTVIGAVGDADSQVHEAGLELADGVDHVVPIMKPYKLSSAQFTKGEKTTIEIEGRKLGGGHFALIAGPCTVESREQVFTSAQQCKDAGVPFFRGGAYKPRTSPYSFQGLGVEGLRILGEAKEEFGMPIVTELMDVRDVEHVVEFADVIQVGARNMQNYNLLTEIGRSGVPALLKRGLSSTIEDLLMASEYILKEGNQDVMLCERGIRTFEPGYRFTLDLLAVPVLQQLTHLPIVVDPSHAAGRRDLVLSMSLAAAAAGADGIIVETHPDPENAICDGPQAIVGSEFGDYAEQVNRIAEMVGKTAEVVAA